The Corynebacterium marinum DSM 44953 genome contains the following window.
CTCAACTCCGGCGGCCTGGGCACCATGGGCTACGCCGTGCCCGCCGCCATGGGCGCGAAGGCCGGCCTGCCGGACAAGGAGGTCTGGGCCATCGACGGCGACGGTTGCTTCCAGATGACCAACCAGGAGCTGACCACCGCCGCCGTCGAGGACTTCCCGATCAAGGTCGCCCTCATCAACAACGGCAACCTGGGCATGGTCCGCCAGTGGCAGACCCTGTTCTACGAGGGCCGCTACTCCAACACCAAGCTGGGCTCCGGCGACACCTACGTCCCGGACTTCGTCCAGCTCTCCGAGGCGCTCGGCTGCGCCGCGATCCGGGTGACCAAGGCAGAGGAGGTCATCCCGGCGATCCAGAAGGCGCGCGAGATCAACGACCGCCCCGTCGTCGTCGAGTTCATCGTCGGCGAGGACGCGCAGGTCTGGCCCATGGTCGCCGCAGGCGCCTCCAACTCGGACATCGAGTACGCGCGCGGCCTGCGCCCGTTCTTCGACGAGGAAGAGTCCGCCGGTGAGTCCCCGGCCGCCATCGATGAGGTCATCGACGAGTCGTTCGAGCAGAAGGAGAACTAGGAACATGGCTCCCACCGATATCGTCCGCAACACGCTCAGCGTCCTCGTCCAGGACGTCGACGGCATCATCTCGCGCGTGGCCGGCATGTTCACCCGCCGCGGCTACAACCTCGTCTCGCTGGTCTCGGCGAACACCGAAACCGCGGGAATCAACCGCATCACGATCGTGGTCGACGCCAACGAGCTGGTCATCGAGCAGGTGACCAAGCAGCTGAACAAGATCATCCCGGTGCTCAAGGTCGTCCGCCTCGAGGAGGACTCCACCATCGCCCGCGGCATTATGCTGGTGAAGGTCAACGCGGACAACACCAACCGCCCGCAGGTGGTCGACGCCGCGAACATCTTCCGCGCCCGCGTCGTCGACGTCGCGCAGGATTCCGTCGTCATCGAGGCCACCGGCACCCCGGGCAAGCTCCGTGCGCTGCTGGAGGTTCTCGAGCCCTTCGGCGTGCGCGAACTCGTCCAGTCCGGACAGATCGCGCTCAACCGCGGCCCGAAGACGATGGCACCCTCCAAATAAAACCCAAGAAAATCCCACCTGGTGAGACGGTCTGGATATTAAGTCCACCTGGTGGGGTAGTCCTGTCTCATGATGTGGTACAAACAACATCAGCATCTGTATAAAACGAAAGGCGAGAATTTCTCCCATGGCTATTGAACTGCTTTACGACGCTGACGCAGACCTCTCCCTGATCCAGGGCCGCAAGGTCGCCATCATCGGCTACGGCTCCCAGGGCCACGCCCACGCCCAGAACCTCCGTGACTCCGGTGTCGAGGTCGTCATCGGCCTGCGCGACGGCTCCAAGTCCGCCGAGAAGGCCAAGGAGGCCGGCTTCGAGGTCAAGAACAACGCCGACGCTTCCCGCTGGGCCGACGTCATCATGCTGCTGGCCCCGGACACCTCCCAGGCCTCCATCTTCACCAACGACATCGAGCCGAACCTCAACGACGGCGACGCACTGCTCTTCGGCCACGGCCTGAACATCCACTTCGACCTGATCAAGCCGGCCGACAACGTCGTCGTCGGCATGGTCGCCCCGAAGGGCCCGGGCCACCTCGTCCGCCGCCAGTTCGTCGACGGCAAGGGCGTCCCCTGCCTCATCGCCATCGACCAGGACCCGAAGGGCGACGGCCAGGCGCTGGCACTGTCCTACGCCGCGGCCATCGGTGGCGCCCGCGCGGGCGTCATCCCCACCACCTTCGAGGCCGAGACCGTCACCGACCTCTTCGGCGAGCAGGCTGTCCTCTGCGGTGGCACCGAGGAGCTCGTCAAGACCGGCTTCGAGGTCCTCACCGAGGCCGGCTACGAGCCGGAGATGGCCTACTTCGAGGTCCTCCACGAGCTCAAGCTCATCGTCGACCTGATGTTCGAGGGCGGCATCGCCAACATGAACTACTCGGTCTCCGACACCGCAGAGTTCGGCGGCTACCTCTCCGGCCCGCGCGTCATCGACGCCGACACCAAGCTCCGCATGAAGGACATCCTGACCGACATCCAGGACGGCACCTTCACCAAGCGCCTCATCGCCAACGTCGAGAACGGCAACACGGAGCTCGAGGGCCTGCGTAAGCAGTACGCCGAGCACCCGATCGAGGAGACCGGCGCCAAGCTGCGCGACCTCATGAGCTGGGTCAAGAACCCGCTCACCGCGACCGCCTAAACAGTCGCGATCGTCAGAACAGGCTCCCGGGCTCCTGCCCGGGGGCCTTTCTGTCTGTCCGCCCCACGCCCTGAACCCGGGGTTTCTGGTTGTCCCCGCCGCATCTGCGCAGGGGACAACCAGAAACCCCGGGTTCAGGGCCGGTCGAGGCCCGCAGCCTAAGCGGACCTCGGATGCAACAGCCCCAGCAGTTCGCGTCGCAGCTCGGCGGGGGGCTCGACATCATGGCGGGGGCGGGGAAGATCCACCGCGATGTCGGCGATGACGGTGGCGTCGGGGGAGGGCGACATCACCAGGATGCGGTCGGAGAGCAGGATCGCCTCGTCGACGTCGTGGGTGACCATGACGACGGTGCGGCGGTCCGCCTCCCAGAGGCCCAGCAGCTCCAGCTGGAGTTCGCGGCGGGTGAGGGCGTCGAGGGCGCCGAAAGGTTCGTCGAGAAGCAGGATCTCGGGTTCGACGGCGAAGGCGCGGGCGATGCCGACGCGCTGCTGCATTCCGCCGGAGAGGCGGGCGGGGCGGCGGTCGGCGGCGTGGGCGAGGCCCACCAGGTCCAGGTGCCGGTCGGCGATCTCACGGCGTTCGGCGGCGGAGAGTTCCGGTCGGACGGAGCGCAGGCCGAATTCGATGTTGCCGCGGGCGGTGAGCCAGGGGAGCAGGGCGTGGTCCTGGAAGACGACGGCGCTGCGCCCCCCGACGGTGACTTCGCCGGTGGAGGGCTGGTCGAGGCCGGCGATCATGGACAGGATCGTCGATTTCCCGCAGCCGGAGGGGCCGAGGAGGGAGACGAACTGGCCCGGGGCGACGTCGACGGAGGTCGGCGCGATGATGCGGGTGGGGCCGTAGGAGCGGGTGATCTGCTCGAGGGTAATGGTGTTAGTCATAGCGGACCGTCTTCTGCAGTGCTCCGATGAGGTGGTCGAGGATGAGGCCGGTCAGGCCGATGAGGACGATGGCGACGACGATGGCGTCGATATCCAGGCGGTTCCACATGTTCCACACGAAGAAGCCGATGCCCTGGCCG
Protein-coding sequences here:
- the ilvN gene encoding acetolactate synthase small subunit; the encoded protein is MAPTDIVRNTLSVLVQDVDGIISRVAGMFTRRGYNLVSLVSANTETAGINRITIVVDANELVIEQVTKQLNKIIPVLKVVRLEEDSTIARGIMLVKVNADNTNRPQVVDAANIFRARVVDVAQDSVVIEATGTPGKLRALLEVLEPFGVRELVQSGQIALNRGPKTMAPSK
- the ilvC gene encoding ketol-acid reductoisomerase, with protein sequence MAIELLYDADADLSLIQGRKVAIIGYGSQGHAHAQNLRDSGVEVVIGLRDGSKSAEKAKEAGFEVKNNADASRWADVIMLLAPDTSQASIFTNDIEPNLNDGDALLFGHGLNIHFDLIKPADNVVVGMVAPKGPGHLVRRQFVDGKGVPCLIAIDQDPKGDGQALALSYAAAIGGARAGVIPTTFEAETVTDLFGEQAVLCGGTEELVKTGFEVLTEAGYEPEMAYFEVLHELKLIVDLMFEGGIANMNYSVSDTAEFGGYLSGPRVIDADTKLRMKDILTDIQDGTFTKRLIANVENGNTELEGLRKQYAEHPIEETGAKLRDLMSWVKNPLTATA
- a CDS encoding ABC transporter ATP-binding protein → MTNTITLEQITRSYGPTRIIAPTSVDVAPGQFVSLLGPSGCGKSTILSMIAGLDQPSTGEVTVGGRSAVVFQDHALLPWLTARGNIEFGLRSVRPELSAAERREIADRHLDLVGLAHAADRRPARLSGGMQQRVGIARAFAVEPEILLLDEPFGALDALTRRELQLELLGLWEADRRTVVMVTHDVDEAILLSDRILVMSPSPDATVIADIAVDLPRPRHDVEPPAELRRELLGLLHPRSA